In the Pseudomonas orientalis genome, one interval contains:
- the fabV gene encoding enoyl-ACP reductase FabV: protein MIIKPRVRGFICVTAHPVGCEANVREQIDYVTSYVSKKGTIEGGPKKVLVLGASTGYGLAARISAAFGCGADTLGVFFEKEGEDGKLSSAGWYNSAAFEKFAVEKGLYAKSINGDAFSDEIKRLTIETIKKDLGKIDLVVYSLAAPRRTDPQGVVHTSTLKPIGKAVTLRGINTDKGVVVDTTLEPATQEEIDGTVKVMGGEDWQLWIDALRDADVLAEGAKTTAFTYLGEKLTQDIYWNGSIGEAKKDLDKKVLTLRANLAALKGDARVSVLKAVVTQASSAIPIMPLYLSLLFKVMKEQGTHEGCIEQVYGLFKDSLYGSEPKLDADGRLRADLAELEPKVQDAVAALWNQVTDDNVNEISDFAGYKAEFLRLFGFEIDGVDYDADVNPTVKINGLVQA from the coding sequence ATGATCATCAAACCGCGGGTTCGTGGCTTTATCTGTGTGACCGCTCACCCTGTTGGCTGTGAAGCGAACGTCCGAGAACAGATCGACTACGTAACCAGCTACGTATCAAAAAAAGGCACCATCGAAGGCGGCCCCAAGAAGGTGCTGGTCCTCGGTGCTTCCACCGGCTACGGCCTGGCCGCGCGCATCAGTGCTGCGTTTGGCTGCGGCGCCGACACCCTGGGCGTGTTTTTTGAGAAAGAAGGCGAAGATGGCAAACTGAGCTCCGCCGGCTGGTACAACAGCGCGGCGTTCGAGAAGTTTGCCGTGGAAAAGGGCCTGTACGCCAAGAGCATTAATGGCGACGCGTTCTCCGACGAGATCAAGCGCCTGACCATTGAAACCATCAAGAAAGACCTGGGCAAGATCGACCTGGTGGTCTACAGCCTGGCCGCGCCACGCCGTACCGACCCGCAAGGCGTGGTGCACACCTCCACCCTCAAGCCGATCGGCAAGGCCGTGACCCTGCGCGGTATCAACACCGACAAGGGCGTGGTAGTCGACACTACTTTGGAGCCCGCGACCCAGGAAGAAATCGACGGCACCGTCAAAGTGATGGGCGGCGAAGACTGGCAACTGTGGATCGACGCCCTGCGTGACGCCGATGTACTGGCCGAAGGCGCCAAGACCACCGCGTTCACTTATCTCGGTGAGAAGCTGACCCAGGACATCTACTGGAATGGCTCCATCGGCGAAGCCAAGAAAGACCTGGACAAAAAAGTCCTGACCCTGCGCGCCAACCTGGCTGCGCTCAAGGGCGACGCCCGTGTGTCGGTACTCAAGGCGGTGGTGACCCAGGCCAGCTCGGCAATCCCGATCATGCCGCTGTACCTGTCGCTGCTGTTCAAGGTGATGAAAGAGCAGGGCACTCACGAAGGCTGCATCGAGCAGGTTTATGGCCTGTTCAAGGACAGCCTCTACGGCAGCGAGCCAAAGCTGGATGCCGACGGTCGCCTGCGTGCCGATCTGGCCGAGCTGGAGCCAAAGGTTCAGGACGCCGTGGCGGCGCTGTGGAACCAGGTCACCGACGACAACGTCAACGAGATCAGTGATTTTGCCGGCTACAAGGCTGAGTTCCTGCGCTT